The genomic interval GTGGCGACGTTGCCGACGTTATTTGGCGAAAACATCGTGATGCGTATTTTGGATCGCACCGCCGTGAAAGTGGACCTTGAGAAGCTGGGTTTCTCGAAGGACGTATTGCGTTCGATTCGAAACGGCATCAGCAAGCCGAACGGCATTTTCCTTGTGACGGGCCCGACCGGTTCAGGCAAGACGACGACGCTTTATGCGTGCGTGAACGAGTTGAATACGGTTGGCGTGAAGATCATTACCACGGAAGACCCCGTCGAATTGCAGATTGACCGGGTGGTTCAGGTGCAGGTGCGCGAAGACGTGGGGCTCACGTTCGCGGCATGCCTTCGGTCCATTTTGCGTCAGGACCCCGACATTGTGCTGGTCGGTGAAATCCGCGACTTGGAAACGGCGCAGATCGCGGTGGAAGCGTCGCTGACCGGTCACTTGGTGCTGAGCACGTTGCACACGAACAGCGCGCCCGAGACGATCACGCGTCTGCTGGATATGGATTTGGAGCCTTACTTGATCACGTCGTCGCTTGAGGCGGTGTTGGCCCAGCGGCTGGTGCGCGTGGTGTGCCGTCACTGCAGGCAACGGTACAAGCCCGACGAGGACGAGATGGATTTGCTGGGCTTGCCCGATTCGTGGCGGCGCGACCCGAACCTTGCTTTCTTCAAGGCGTCGGGGTGTCCGGCGTGCGATTACATCGGTTACATGGGCCGTGTCGGCTTGTTTGAGTTGATGGTGATAGACGAGACGTTGCGCGAGATGATTGAAGGGCGAGCGATGTCGCACGACATCCGGCGGTATGCGCGCCGGAAAATGGGCATGCGCACGCTGCGCGAAGAGGGCCTGATGAAGTGTGTTCAGGGAATTACGACGACGGAAGAAATTCTCGCGCATACGGATAAGTTCGAAGATTAGTTACGTGTTGTCGGGGCGTGAAGCGCGGCCAGCGAGCCGGTTCACGAGGTTAAGGAGAGCAGATCGTGCCTAAGTTCGCGTACAAGGCGATGAACAAAGACGGCAAGGAAGTCTTTGGGGTCATCGAGTCGGACAGCCAGGCGCTGGCTATCAACGACATCCGAAACCTTGGTTTGTATCCGACGACCGTTCGCGACGCCAAGAAGAGCGACGAGCGCCGCGCGCGCAAGCAGAAGAAGGGGCTTGGCGACCTTTACTTTGGCGGAATCAAGACGAAGCAGTTGGTGGTGATGACCCGCCAGCTTTCGACGCTGATCGACGCGGGCCTGCCGCTGTTGCGCAGCATCAACGTGCTGATTGCTCAGCAGAAGCCAAGCAAGTTGAAGGACGTGCTTTTCGAGATGTCCACGGACATTCAGGGCGGTACGACCTTTTCGGAAGCGCTTGCGAAACATCCGAAGTACTTCGATCGCCTGTTCGTGAACATGGTTCGCGCGGGCGAAGTGGGCGGTATGTTGGAAGTTGTGCTGAACCGTCTGGCGATTTTCATGGAGCGCCGTCAGGCGTTGAAGCGCCGGGTGAAGGGCGCGATGGTGTATCCGATCGCGGTGATGATTATCGCGACGGGTATTGTGTTGTTCCTGTTGTCGTTCGTCGTGCCGCAGTTCGCGGAAGTGTTTGGCGATTTCGGCGCGAAGCTG from Candidatus Hydrogenedentota bacterium carries:
- the gspF gene encoding type II secretion system inner membrane protein GspF produces the protein MPKFAYKAMNKDGKEVFGVIESDSQALAINDIRNLGLYPTTVRDAKKSDERRARKQKKGLGDLYFGGIKTKQLVVMTRQLSTLIDAGLPLLRSINVLIAQQKPSKLKDVLFEMSTDIQGGTTFSEALAKHPKYFDRLFVNMVRAGEVGGMLEVVLNRLAIFMERRQALKRRVKGAMVYPIAVMIIATGIVLFLLSFVVPQFAEVFGDFGAKLPWMTQFLIDVGDFVVFKWWLMLLYVNGTIIGIKLIAKIPITKRIMDRVVLKMPLVGDLVTKVAVARFSRTLGTLITSGVPILQSLRITKETIGNEVVENAIQKVHDSIKDGDTIAAPLDEAKVFPAMVVNMIDVGEETGSLDSMLMKVADIYDAEVEIAVETMLRLMEPMIIIVLGGIIGFIVIALYLPIFSLGDVVSGN
- the tadA gene encoding Flp pilus assembly complex ATPase component TadA, translated to MAISQRDRMLGDILVEQGVISPLELDEALQRQRLTGEMLGRILFKMNLCDEQDIIEALGVQAGMERVDVTRLQVSDDIVRKIPAEVAKYYSVVPVREKDGKLMVAMADPLNLKHIDDLRRITGMDIQGAISNPQDIGIFIKNNYSFETDSIHETLQELVKQVGDHALTEEELGQQKIISDVDNLVELAQEPEVIKIVNLVMLDAVTKRASDIHFEVYEEDFRIRIRIDGVLHEITSPPKSLSLALVSRVKIMCNMDIGERRLPQDARIELKVGDADIDVRVATLPTLFGENIVMRILDRTAVKVDLEKLGFSKDVLRSIRNGISKPNGIFLVTGPTGSGKTTTLYACVNELNTVGVKIITTEDPVELQIDRVVQVQVREDVGLTFAACLRSILRQDPDIVLVGEIRDLETAQIAVEASLTGHLVLSTLHTNSAPETITRLLDMDLEPYLITSSLEAVLAQRLVRVVCRHCRQRYKPDEDEMDLLGLPDSWRRDPNLAFFKASGCPACDYIGYMGRVGLFELMVIDETLREMIEGRAMSHDIRRYARRKMGMRTLREEGLMKCVQGITTTEEILAHTDKFED